Proteins encoded together in one Porites lutea chromosome 2, jaPorLute2.1, whole genome shotgun sequence window:
- the LOC140927177 gene encoding adenosine receptor A2a-like codes for MAFAKYWNNLWTVVFGSTALVITIANLVTVVVFLKEKLRKRSHFSLISLAIADLMVGALAVPLYVVVAGFQTDEKLLVVFFQCVDIFTGLLSIFTLASISLERMHSVLWPLRHRAVTSRFYSSVVGIPWVLAAFATSFRLMKRFNIISAMAFTVIIVAFLSAPSVVIFTAYFLIYSGRRKSRLELALRDVWNDRLTKTLLIITGAFMITWLPFHIINLALHFCSVYNRWPIIVFRIVKLLQFSNSFINALIYPLRIRQYKKALIALFFPCTCSNHKVIRRQASHTSSTV; via the coding sequence ATGGCATTCGCTAAATACTGGAACAATTTATGGACGGTGGTTTTTGGCTCAACTGCGTTAGTAATTACCATAGCCAACCTAGTCACCGTTGTAGTGTTTCTAAAAGAGAAACTTCGCAAACGCTCGCATTTCTCGCTAATAAGTTTGGCCATCGCGGATCTAATGGTCGGAGCTTTAGCAGTACCACTGTACGTTGTTGTCGCCGGTTTtcaaacagatgaaaaactcTTGGTAGTATTCTTCCAGTGCGTGGATATATTCACCGGTCTATTATCAATATTCACCCTGGCAAGCATTTCTTTGGAAAGGATGCATTCTGTTTTATGGCCTCTACGTCATCGCGCAGTGACGTCACGATTCTACTCATCCGTTGTTGGCATCCCATGGGTTTTAGCGGCATTTGCCACCTCATTTCGACTTATGAAACGATTCAATATTATTTCAGCGATGGCTTTTACGGTGATTATTGTTGCGTTTCTTTCAGCTCCCTCTGTGGTCATTTTCACCGCTTACTTTTTGATATATAGTGGACGAAGAAAGTCTCGCCTTGAGCTTGCACTAAGGGATGTTTGGAATGATCGATTAACAAAGACATTGTTGATTATTACAGGTGCATTTATGATAACATGGCTGCCATTTCACATTATCAACCTTGCCCTTCACTTTTGCTCGGTCTATAATAGATGGCCTATTATCGTTTTTCGTATCGTAAAGCTCTTGCAGTTTAGTAATTCCTTTATTAATGCATTGATCTATCCATTACGAATTCGCCAATACAAGAAAGCTCTCATTGCgttgttttttccttgtacATGCTCTAATCATAAAGTCATAAGGCGTCAAGCCAGTCACACCAGCTCTACTGTCTAG